A stretch of Saccharothrix texasensis DNA encodes these proteins:
- a CDS encoding bacteriocin, producing MKEILELTDTELDTVIGGQGDVSTCAATPDGVCVCSATV from the coding sequence ATGAAGGAGATCCTGGAGCTGACCGACACCGAGCTCGACACGGTCATCGGCGGGCAGGGCGACGTCAGCACGTGCGCCGCCACCCCGGACGGCGTCTGCGTGTGCAGCGCCACCGTGTAA
- a CDS encoding MarR family transcriptional regulator — MSDKTRTRTTRSTASTTKTARTSRSVPDQTVATKVRTEAEDKLWEALHHYPNSTAANLSVAARIGKSTAQKILVRWASDGSVTRTTGSSYGRPPADLWAIADVDPTLAAPAQVDADTTPVDADGTNTTQAGPDVAVPVTPDVLDTDDAAPSEGDPDESTDIAANDAQGPVDPEVTDPAEAASVVAGVGEHSDDGAVTGIATATKGGAHTTDEEEAARLAPGALRGMVEDYLRDHPGEEFSPTVLAKALGGKSSGAVSNALDKLVADGTAVKTQDKPRRFALAPAEQAAAPASTS, encoded by the coding sequence ATGTCCGACAAGACCCGCACCCGCACGACCCGCAGCACCGCCAGTACGACCAAAACCGCCCGGACGTCGCGGTCGGTTCCCGACCAGACCGTCGCCACGAAGGTCCGCACGGAGGCCGAGGACAAGCTGTGGGAGGCGTTGCACCACTACCCGAACAGCACCGCCGCTAACCTATCCGTGGCGGCGAGGATCGGGAAGTCGACGGCGCAGAAGATCCTTGTCAGGTGGGCGAGCGACGGCAGCGTGACCCGCACCACCGGGAGCTCCTACGGTCGGCCTCCCGCCGACCTGTGGGCGATCGCCGACGTCGATCCCACCTTGGCAGCTCCAGCCCAGGTCGACGCCGACACCACTCCGGTGGACGCCGACGGAACGAACACCACCCAGGCCGGACCGGACGTCGCCGTGCCGGTCACGCCGGACGTGCTCGATACCGACGACGCCGCCCCCAGCGAGGGTGACCCCGACGAGTCAACCGACATCGCAGCCAATGACGCGCAGGGCCCGGTGGACCCCGAGGTAACCGATCCTGCGGAGGCCGCGTCCGTTGTGGCCGGGGTGGGTGAGCACTCCGATGACGGTGCGGTGACCGGGATCGCCACGGCGACGAAGGGCGGTGCGCACACGACGGACGAGGAGGAGGCGGCACGGTTGGCACCCGGAGCGTTGCGCGGGATGGTCGAGGACTACCTGCGCGACCACCCTGGTGAGGAGTTCAGTCCCACCGTGCTCGCGAAGGCCCTGGGCGGGAAGTCGTCGGGCGCGGTGAGCAACGCGCTGGACAAGCTGGTCGCCGACGGTACCGCTGTGAAGACCCAGGACAAGCCGAGGCGTTTCGCGCTCGCCCCGGCGGAGCAGGCGGCTGCCCCAGCATCGACGAGCTGA
- a CDS encoding NlpC/P60 family protein translates to MVLKIGAAVTAAILLIVSGVSGAISALFDGDGSRPSASALADIPADYLALYRAASAVCPRLDWSILAAIGKIETDHGRSSLPGVSSGENFAGAGGPMQFLSGSFDGVLASHQIPPGGATPPSRYNPHDAIHAASFYLCDNGVSRGDLRAAIFAYNHADWYVTQVLDQAKRYADTAATVGTGDCNAIQTPNAIALAAINYACGMRGLPYVWGGNGPDDGHAGFDCSGLTKAAYAAAGVTLPRTAQTQFNAGPRVPVGQPLLPGDLVYYGIPDTIHHVGLYIGAGLMINAPTFGQPVQIDNYRYEGDDYAGATRPAGSIAGNNRFHVANVLSTSVHVARKKQAHVAQVIPLHGTVYTRWLSCLPIPLDFMGRRKRP, encoded by the coding sequence ATGGTTCTGAAGATCGGTGCCGCCGTGACCGCGGCGATCCTGTTGATAGTCAGCGGGGTGTCGGGCGCGATCTCGGCCCTCTTCGACGGTGACGGCAGCCGGCCCAGCGCGTCCGCGTTGGCCGACATCCCCGCCGACTACCTCGCGTTGTACCGCGCGGCGTCTGCGGTGTGTCCAAGGCTGGACTGGTCGATACTCGCCGCCATCGGCAAGATCGAGACCGACCACGGCCGCTCCAGTCTGCCCGGCGTGAGCAGCGGCGAGAACTTCGCGGGCGCCGGTGGGCCGATGCAGTTTCTGTCCGGCAGCTTCGACGGAGTGCTTGCCAGCCACCAGATCCCGCCCGGTGGCGCCACTCCGCCCTCGCGCTACAACCCCCACGACGCCATCCACGCCGCCTCGTTCTACCTGTGCGACAACGGCGTCAGCCGAGGCGACCTGCGCGCGGCGATCTTCGCTTACAACCACGCCGACTGGTACGTCACACAAGTACTCGACCAAGCCAAGCGCTACGCCGACACCGCCGCGACGGTCGGCACCGGCGACTGCAACGCCATCCAAACCCCCAACGCTATCGCCCTGGCCGCGATCAACTACGCCTGCGGGATGCGAGGACTGCCCTATGTGTGGGGCGGCAACGGACCCGACGACGGACACGCGGGATTCGACTGCTCGGGTTTGACCAAGGCCGCCTACGCCGCCGCCGGAGTGACCCTGCCGCGCACCGCCCAAACCCAGTTCAACGCCGGTCCCCGCGTTCCGGTCGGACAGCCACTGCTGCCGGGCGACCTCGTCTACTACGGCATACCCGACACCATCCACCACGTCGGCCTCTACATCGGCGCCGGACTCATGATCAACGCGCCGACGTTCGGCCAACCAGTGCAAATCGACAACTACCGGTACGAAGGCGACGACTACGCAGGCGCTACACGTCCCGCCGGTTCCATTGCGGGTAATAACAGGTTCCACGTCGCCAACGTATTGTCAACCTCCGTGCACGTCGCACGGAAGAAGCAGGCCCATGTGGCGCAAGTAATCCCGCTCCATGGCACCGTCTACACAAGATGGTTATCTTGTTTGCCAATCCCGCTTGACTTCATGGGCCGAAGGAAGCGTCCATAG
- a CDS encoding replication-relaxation family protein: MITNPTRQRTLRGHKATRPTPRAANNADHQAVLAGRLTPRDRWIIRMLHEHRVLTANQITALAFPSFRSGRMRLRELFQWGVVDRFQPFITAGTAPMHYILAPAGASALAAEDGLDVKELGYRHDRAFGIAHSLRLAHTVGIAEWFTALIDHARHSDPAARSTLDAWWSETRCARHFGDLIKPDAYGRWTTDGRDVEFFLEYDFGTEVLAKLAGKLAGYAALAAATGITTPLLVWLPTSRREATARRLLARAWRELDDPRAVPVATAAAELLNPEAPHPSPADAVWLPLEITGGTGARRELHRLPDAWPHVPSPGTDAGSEPVFRSDPSPLTAPAPSPMPPIATPRGPSTVRR; the protein is encoded by the coding sequence ATGATCACCAATCCCACCAGGCAGCGCACCCTTCGAGGCCACAAGGCAACCCGCCCGACCCCGCGTGCGGCGAACAACGCCGACCACCAAGCGGTGCTGGCGGGACGGCTGACCCCGCGTGACCGGTGGATCATCCGGATGCTGCACGAACACCGCGTGCTCACCGCCAACCAGATCACCGCACTCGCGTTTCCCTCCTTCCGATCGGGTCGGATGCGGCTGCGGGAGCTGTTCCAGTGGGGCGTGGTCGACCGGTTCCAACCGTTCATCACCGCCGGCACCGCACCGATGCACTACATCCTCGCGCCCGCCGGGGCCTCGGCACTGGCCGCCGAGGACGGCCTGGACGTCAAGGAACTCGGCTACCGCCACGACCGCGCCTTCGGAATCGCCCACTCCCTGCGCCTCGCGCACACCGTCGGAATCGCCGAGTGGTTCACCGCCCTGATCGACCACGCCCGCCACAGCGACCCCGCCGCGCGCAGCACGCTCGACGCGTGGTGGTCGGAGACCCGTTGTGCCCGCCACTTCGGCGACCTGATCAAACCCGACGCCTACGGCCGCTGGACCACCGACGGCCGGGATGTCGAGTTCTTTCTTGAATACGACTTCGGCACCGAGGTCCTGGCCAAGCTCGCCGGGAAACTGGCCGGCTACGCGGCCCTCGCCGCAGCCACCGGGATCACCACCCCGCTGCTGGTGTGGCTGCCGACCTCACGCCGCGAGGCCACCGCCCGCCGGCTGCTGGCACGGGCCTGGCGCGAACTCGACGACCCGCGCGCGGTGCCCGTCGCCACCGCCGCAGCCGAGTTGCTCAACCCCGAGGCCCCGCACCCGAGCCCCGCCGACGCGGTCTGGCTGCCGTTGGAGATCACCGGCGGGACGGGTGCCCGGCGGGAGCTGCACCGGTTGCCCGACGCGTGGCCGCACGTGCCGTCGCCTGGCACCGACGCGGGCAGCGAGCCGGTGTTCAGGTCGGACCCGTCGCCGCTGACGGCCCCGGCGCCCTCGCCGATGCCGCCGATCGCCACCCCGCGCGGGCCGAGCACAGTCAGGCGGTGA